From one Egibacteraceae bacterium genomic stretch:
- the dapB gene encoding 4-hydroxy-tetrahydrodipicolinate reductase has protein sequence MTRVAVLGAFGRMGSAVCEAVAADADCELVARVGSGGQLEEVIDAGADVAVEFTVPDSVKRNVTWLLERGVHTVVGATGLSEDDLADLEQLTGPANLCVAPNFAIGAVLLMQLAAQAARHLPQAEIIELHHDRKVDAPSGTALRTARLVADARREAPAVPGPADDPARGLLVDGVPVHSVRLPGLVASQEVVFGGPGQTLSIRHDALDRTAFMPGVLLAIRTVATRPGLTVGLDSLL, from the coding sequence GTGACCAGGGTCGCGGTGCTCGGCGCGTTCGGCCGGATGGGCTCGGCGGTGTGCGAGGCGGTCGCCGCCGACGCCGACTGCGAGCTGGTCGCGCGCGTCGGCTCGGGGGGCCAGCTCGAGGAGGTCATCGACGCGGGGGCGGATGTGGCGGTCGAGTTCACCGTCCCCGACAGCGTGAAGCGCAACGTCACCTGGCTCTTGGAGCGTGGCGTGCACACGGTGGTCGGCGCAACCGGCCTGTCGGAGGACGACCTCGCCGACCTCGAGCAGCTCACCGGTCCCGCCAACCTCTGCGTGGCACCCAACTTCGCGATCGGCGCGGTGCTGCTGATGCAGCTGGCCGCGCAGGCGGCACGCCACCTGCCGCAGGCCGAGATCATCGAGCTGCACCACGATCGCAAGGTCGACGCGCCCAGCGGGACCGCTCTGCGCACCGCCCGGCTGGTCGCCGACGCGCGACGGGAGGCGCCAGCCGTTCCCGGACCCGCGGACGATCCTGCTCGCGGCCTGCTCGTCGACGGCGTGCCGGTGCACAGCGTGCGGCTGCCGGGGCTCGTCGCCAGCCAGGAGGTCGTGTTCGGGGGACCCGGACAGACGCTGTCCATCCGCCACGATGCCCTGGACCGGACGGCGTTCATGCCCGGGGTGCTGCTGGCGATCCGCACCGTGGCGACCCGGCCCGGTCTCACCGTGGGGCTCGACTCGCTGTTGTAG
- a CDS encoding pitrilysin family protein: protein MAASGPEGVRSTILPSGARVVTEAMPHVRSVAVGFWVGCGSRDEQGAVAGASHFLEHLLFKGTSRRSAQEIAETVDAVGGDLNAFTSKEYTCFYARCLDRDLAMAVDVLGDMVTSARIRTADVDAERDVVLEEIHMHLDTPDDLVHSVFSAAHFGEHPLGREVLGSEATITAMRREQVNRYYRRQYVPTNLVVAVAGNVEHDRVVEQVADALEGARDGGAATTRRVWPETAAQPRTAVTHKATEQAHLVLGGTGLRRGDERRWGAAVLNQALGGGMASRLFQEIRERRGLVYSVFSYHGMHADAGTFAVYAGTAPQKLDEVLQTVRAEFARALDGGLTAEELERAKGALAGSMVLGLEDTGSRMNRLGKAAITGTPLLSLDEMIAAVGAVTHADVVAMGELLLGGPFTLALVGPVGADEEALARFTQTMAA from the coding sequence ATGGCCGCGTCCGGCCCGGAGGGCGTGCGGTCGACCATCCTGCCTTCCGGGGCGCGGGTGGTCACCGAGGCGATGCCCCACGTGCGCTCGGTGGCGGTGGGTTTCTGGGTCGGCTGCGGCTCCCGTGACGAGCAGGGCGCCGTCGCCGGCGCCAGCCACTTCCTCGAGCACCTGCTGTTCAAGGGCACCAGCCGTCGCAGTGCGCAGGAGATCGCCGAGACCGTCGACGCCGTCGGCGGGGACCTGAACGCGTTCACGTCCAAGGAGTACACCTGCTTCTACGCCCGCTGCCTCGACCGGGATCTGGCGATGGCGGTGGACGTACTGGGCGACATGGTCACGTCCGCGCGGATCCGCACCGCTGACGTCGACGCGGAGCGGGACGTGGTGCTCGAAGAGATCCACATGCACCTGGACACCCCCGACGACCTGGTGCACAGCGTGTTCAGCGCCGCGCACTTCGGCGAGCACCCCCTCGGTCGTGAGGTCCTCGGCAGCGAGGCGACCATCACCGCGATGCGCCGTGAGCAGGTCAACCGCTACTACCGGCGCCAGTACGTGCCGACCAACCTGGTCGTCGCCGTGGCCGGCAACGTGGAGCACGACCGGGTCGTGGAGCAGGTCGCGGACGCCCTGGAGGGCGCGCGCGACGGTGGCGCGGCGACGACGCGGCGGGTGTGGCCGGAGACCGCGGCGCAGCCCCGCACCGCGGTCACCCACAAGGCCACCGAGCAGGCGCACCTCGTGCTCGGCGGCACCGGTCTGCGCCGCGGTGACGAGCGGCGCTGGGGTGCTGCGGTCCTGAACCAGGCGCTGGGCGGGGGCATGGCGAGCCGGCTGTTCCAGGAGATCCGCGAGCGACGGGGCCTCGTCTACTCGGTGTTCAGCTACCACGGCATGCACGCGGACGCGGGCACCTTCGCGGTCTACGCCGGCACGGCGCCGCAGAAGCTGGACGAGGTGCTCCAGACCGTGCGGGCGGAGTTCGCCCGCGCCCTCGACGGTGGCCTCACCGCAGAGGAGCTGGAGCGGGCCAAGGGCGCGCTCGCCGGATCGATGGTGCTGGGCCTGGAGGACACCGGCAGCCGCATGAACCGGCTCGGGAAGGCCGCGATCACCGGGACCCCGTTGCTGTCGCTCGACGAGATGATCGCGGCGGTGGGTGCGGTGACGCACGCCGATGTCGTTGCGATGGGCGAGCTGCTGCTCGGGGGTCCGTTCACGCTGGCCCTCGTCGGTCCGGTCGGCGCCGACGAGGAGGCACTGGCCCGCTTCACGCAGACCATGGCGGCGTGA